The Alkalihalophilus pseudofirmus nucleotide sequence AAGTGAAGGGAATACTCCTGATCCGTGGATTGGCCCTGATGTTCAAGATCTTACTCGTGACTTGTACAATGAACATGGATACACGTCAATGGTTTATTGCCCAGTAGGATTCGTTGCTGACCACCTTGAAGTTCTTTATGATAATGATGTCGAATGTAAGGTAGTTACCGATGAGCTTGGTATTGATTATTTCCGTCCGGAAATGCCTAATGCAAAAGACGAATTCCTTGATTGCCTAGCAACAGTGGTCTCTAATAAGCTTAAAGAGAAAGAGTGAGCGTCTTATGGAAAGTAAGAAGCGAGTAGCGATTATTGGCGGTGGAATGACAGGTCTTGCAGCCGCGTTTAAGTTAGAGCAAGCTAAGTCACATGAGGATATTCATTATGATCTATTTGAAAAAAACGATCGGTTAGGTGGAAAGATTCAAACGATTGTACGTGATGGATTTGTCATTGAGAGAGGACCCGATTCTTTTTTAGCAAGAAAGCAAAGCATGTCACGTCTTGCTAAAGAAGTGGGCCTAGAAGGAGAACTGCTATCTAATGATACGGGTCAAGCTTACATTTTAAAAGATGATACGCTTTATCCAATGCCAAGCGGTGCTGTGATGGGGATCCCGACAGAGCTTAAACCATTTGCGACGACGAAATTATTTTCGCCGTTAGGGAAACTGCGGGCACTCGGGGATTTCTTTATTCCGCCTGTAGTGGGTCGTGATGAAGACGTGTCTCTTGGTCACTTCTTTAGAGCGAGACTTGGAAACCAAGTGGTTGATGATTTGATCGAACCGCTCTTATCAGGCATTTATGCAGGAGATTTAGATAAACTCAGCTTAAAAGCAACGTTCCCTCATTTTCAACAGCTTGAATCAAAGCATGGCAGCCTGATCAAAGGCTTGCAAGCGACACGGGGCAAGCAGACTCAAGTGAAGGATTCAACAGGTAAGAAAAAAGGGATGTTCTTAACGTTCGAAAGAGGGCTTGAATCATTTGTTGAAGCCATTGCAGCAAGACTTGATCAAAACTCTGTTCATACCGGGGTTCAGATTGACAACATTCAAAAAGATGCAGATGTATTTAGGTTGTCTTTTGATGATGGCACCATAAAAGAGTATGATCAAGTGATTATTACTACGCCTCCTCATGTTACAGCTAAAATGCTTGGTGCTTATGATTATTTTAAGTA carries:
- the hemY gene encoding protoporphyrinogen oxidase — protein: MESKKRVAIIGGGMTGLAAAFKLEQAKSHEDIHYDLFEKNDRLGGKIQTIVRDGFVIERGPDSFLARKQSMSRLAKEVGLEGELLSNDTGQAYILKDDTLYPMPSGAVMGIPTELKPFATTKLFSPLGKLRALGDFFIPPVVGRDEDVSLGHFFRARLGNQVVDDLIEPLLSGIYAGDLDKLSLKATFPHFQQLESKHGSLIKGLQATRGKQTQVKDSTGKKKGMFLTFERGLESFVEAIAARLDQNSVHTGVQIDNIQKDADVFRLSFDDGTIKEYDQVIITTPPHVTAKMLGAYDYFKYFKELESSTVATVALGFHKSAVDNPYEGTGFVVSKKSSFDITACTWTHKKWRHSTPKGHALLRSYVGRAGDSDIVYKTDEEIVAAVMKDLKQIMDITGEPLFYEVTRWKQSMPQYAVGHTYKVAKMREDIARHLPGLHIAGAGLDGVGLPDCIDQGERAAERILQSI